A window of Pusillimonas sp. T7-7 contains these coding sequences:
- a CDS encoding mechanosensitive ion channel family protein produces MVEKLKELTALMPAVEYLAFNLALTLVILVVGWAASSLAGRSVQKLATRSSKIDPTIVPMVYTVTVWSIRIFVVVAVLARFGVQTASIIAVLGAAGLAVGLALQGTLQNIAAGIMLLALRPLRTGEYVSVVGKGDGTVAEVGLFLTRLIQIDGIHLTLPNSLVWGNPIINYSRNATRRLDIEVSVRYGDDLELALRELGFLVQNHEHVLPEPKPQVMVTGYSDSTTTVTMRVWAAVDNYWDLRFDLYRNALQALGRAGLNMPIPVREVQAKTVAEALTQGGAIEP; encoded by the coding sequence ATGGTGGAAAAACTGAAAGAATTGACGGCCCTGATGCCTGCCGTCGAGTATCTTGCCTTTAACCTGGCCCTTACTCTCGTCATCCTCGTGGTGGGCTGGGCCGCGTCTTCACTTGCGGGTCGTAGCGTTCAAAAACTGGCTACGCGCTCATCCAAGATCGACCCCACCATTGTTCCCATGGTCTATACCGTAACGGTCTGGTCCATTCGGATTTTTGTCGTTGTTGCCGTCTTGGCGCGATTTGGCGTGCAAACGGCCAGCATTATTGCTGTGCTCGGCGCTGCCGGCCTGGCCGTGGGCCTGGCCCTGCAGGGCACGCTGCAGAACATTGCCGCCGGCATCATGTTGCTGGCCTTGCGTCCTTTGCGCACTGGCGAGTATGTTTCAGTAGTAGGCAAGGGTGACGGCACCGTGGCCGAAGTGGGCCTGTTTCTAACGCGCCTGATTCAAATTGATGGCATACATCTGACCTTGCCCAATAGTCTGGTATGGGGTAACCCCATTATCAACTACAGTCGAAATGCCACGCGTCGCCTTGATATAGAGGTATCGGTACGTTACGGTGATGACCTTGAGCTGGCCCTGCGCGAGCTGGGCTTTTTGGTGCAGAACCATGAGCATGTACTGCCCGAGCCCAAGCCACAAGTCATGGTGACTGGGTATAGCGACAGCACAACTACAGTAACCATGCGGGTATGGGCCGCTGTCGATAACTATTGGGATCTGCGCTTTGATCTGTACCGCAATGCCCTACAGGCTTTGGGGCGTGCAGGCCTGAACATGCCCATACCGGTACGCGAAGTTCAAGCCAAGACGGTTGCCGAAGCTTTGACGCAAGGCGGTGCAATCGAGCCCTGA
- a CDS encoding IclR family transcriptional regulator: MDTSNKDPAATGPRTLRRGLHLLRSLRDYPDGGLSVTDLARLTGLQRPTIYRLLAALVEEGFVYNIGGTKRFAASHPAEPTTIGQDPRIRLALPIMQELAEETGDAVFLVVQDGNESLSLWREIGPYPVQILATFAGKRQPLGVGSGGLALLAKLDDEEVDNIIACNSKYLEQYGGMSSREMRQLVDNTRTRGYSVVGNYAVRGALGVGCALCDKEQKPYLAISVTAITDRMPATRQRKIAGLIQAKLNTLASSI; this comes from the coding sequence GTGGACACATCAAACAAAGATCCGGCAGCAACAGGCCCCCGCACTCTCAGGCGAGGCTTGCATCTTTTGCGGTCATTACGGGATTATCCAGATGGGGGCTTGAGCGTTACTGATCTGGCTCGGCTGACGGGACTGCAGCGCCCCACTATTTACCGTTTACTGGCTGCCTTGGTGGAAGAAGGTTTTGTGTACAACATAGGCGGCACCAAGCGTTTCGCAGCCAGCCACCCGGCAGAACCCACCACCATTGGCCAAGACCCACGCATCAGGCTCGCACTGCCGATAATGCAAGAATTGGCCGAAGAAACGGGCGACGCTGTTTTTTTGGTCGTGCAAGACGGCAACGAGTCACTCAGCCTGTGGCGGGAAATCGGCCCCTACCCTGTGCAGATTCTTGCGACCTTCGCTGGCAAACGCCAACCGCTGGGGGTGGGCTCGGGCGGACTGGCTCTGCTGGCCAAGCTTGATGACGAAGAAGTCGACAACATTATTGCCTGCAATAGCAAATATCTGGAGCAGTATGGCGGTATGAGTTCACGTGAAATGCGGCAATTGGTGGACAACACACGCACGCGCGGCTATTCCGTCGTGGGCAACTACGCGGTGCGTGGCGCACTTGGCGTGGGTTGCGCCTTATGCGACAAAGAGCAAAAACCTTATCTGGCCATCAGTGTCACCGCCATTACTGATCGCATGCCTGCTACGCGCCAACGTAAAATTGCAGGCCTGATACAGGCAAAACTGAACACCCTGGCCTCGAGCATCTGA
- a CDS encoding tripartite tricarboxylate transporter substrate binding protein, whose translation MLAGALGFSTTAAAAYPDHAIKMVVGFSAGGTTDTVARIMAKEIGDALGQTVVVDNRPGAGSNIASEMVARSDPDGYTLYMVAVTSAINQTLYKNLRFNLIEDFKPVALAVRVPNVLVVNPKVPAKSVKELVEYAKANPGKLNFASSGSGTSIHMAGELFKQSADIDVVHIPYKGSAPAMADLLGGQVDYMFDNMPSAWPHVEAGSLRALAVTTADRSKTALDLPTMQESGFPSFDVSSWFGVIVPKGTPDDIVNKLNEVMLAALAKPEVQKRLEDLGAVPAKTTPAEFGAFIKSEVEGWAKVVKASGATVD comes from the coding sequence ATGCTTGCCGGCGCACTGGGTTTTTCAACGACCGCTGCGGCCGCATACCCTGACCACGCTATCAAGATGGTTGTCGGCTTTTCGGCAGGCGGTACCACCGACACCGTGGCGCGTATTATGGCCAAGGAAATTGGTGATGCGTTGGGTCAAACCGTGGTTGTCGACAATCGCCCGGGCGCAGGTAGCAATATTGCATCTGAAATGGTTGCTCGCTCCGATCCCGACGGCTACACCCTCTACATGGTGGCCGTTACCAGCGCCATCAACCAAACCTTGTACAAAAACCTGCGTTTCAACCTGATCGAAGACTTCAAGCCGGTTGCCCTGGCGGTCCGGGTGCCCAATGTGCTGGTAGTCAACCCCAAGGTCCCGGCCAAAAGCGTTAAAGAGCTTGTCGAATATGCCAAGGCCAATCCGGGCAAATTGAATTTTGCATCGTCGGGTAGCGGCACCTCCATACACATGGCTGGCGAACTCTTCAAGCAGTCGGCCGATATTGATGTGGTTCATATCCCCTATAAAGGCAGTGCACCGGCAATGGCCGATCTTCTCGGTGGTCAGGTCGACTACATGTTCGACAACATGCCGTCGGCATGGCCTCATGTAGAAGCGGGCAGCCTGCGTGCACTGGCTGTCACCACGGCAGACCGCTCCAAGACGGCTCTCGATCTGCCTACCATGCAAGAGTCCGGCTTCCCGTCGTTCGATGTGTCTTCCTGGTTTGGTGTGATCGTACCTAAAGGTACGCCCGACGACATCGTCAACAAGCTGAACGAAGTCATGCTGGCCGCCCTGGCCAAACCTGAGGTCCAGAAGCGTCTGGAAGACCTGGGTGCGGTACCCGCCAAGACCACGCCTGCCGAGTTCGGCGCCTTCATCAAGTCTGAAGTCGAAGGATGGGCCAAGGTGGTCAAGGCTTCCGGTGCAACGGTAGACTGA
- a CDS encoding 3-oxoacid CoA-transferase subunit A, with translation MISKIFDSMRAGLADVPDGATIMVGGFGLAGQPKELIDALLEQGAKDLVIINNNAGNGDTGLAALLAAGRVRKIICSFPRQSDSHVFDGLYRAGKIELELVPQGNLAERIRAAGAGIGGFYTPTGAGTPLAEGKEQRRINGRDYLLEYPLQADYALIKALRADRWGNLVYRKTARNFGPIMATAARIAVAQVDNIVELGELDPEAIVTPGLFVQRVIATGAAT, from the coding sequence ATGATCTCAAAAATTTTTGACAGTATGCGCGCCGGTCTGGCCGACGTTCCTGATGGGGCAACCATCATGGTCGGCGGCTTTGGTCTGGCAGGCCAGCCCAAAGAATTAATAGATGCATTGCTCGAGCAAGGTGCAAAAGACCTGGTCATCATCAATAACAATGCGGGTAATGGCGACACCGGCCTGGCGGCTTTGCTGGCGGCAGGCCGGGTGCGCAAGATCATTTGTTCATTTCCGCGCCAAAGCGATTCCCATGTATTCGATGGCTTGTATCGGGCGGGCAAGATCGAACTCGAACTTGTACCGCAAGGCAACCTGGCCGAGCGCATTCGCGCCGCAGGTGCGGGTATAGGGGGGTTTTATACCCCTACTGGGGCGGGAACGCCTCTGGCCGAGGGCAAAGAGCAACGCCGTATCAACGGACGCGACTATTTGCTTGAGTACCCGCTGCAGGCCGACTACGCGCTTATCAAAGCCTTGCGTGCCGACCGCTGGGGCAACCTGGTGTATCGCAAGACGGCTCGAAATTTCGGGCCCATCATGGCCACCGCTGCCCGGATCGCGGTGGCTCAGGTAGATAACATAGTCGAACTGGGCGAGCTCGACCCTGAAGCCATCGTCACGCCAGGATTATTTGTTCAACGCGTCATTGCCACAGGAGCCGCAACATGA
- a CDS encoding 3-oxoacid CoA-transferase subunit B, with protein sequence MNRLTRDQMAARVAQDIPEGSVVNLGIGLPTKVANYLPADREIMLHSENGVIGMGPAPEAGAEDPDLINAGKQPVTLLPGGAFFHHADSFGMMRGGHLDVCVLGAFQVSRNGDLANWHTGAADAIPAVGGAMDLAIGAKSVYVLMELLTRDGQSKLVEQCSYPLTGVGCVTRVYTDLAVFDLKDGRLVLADDVSGTGIAELSRLVGMDIAAA encoded by the coding sequence ATGAACCGACTGACTCGAGACCAGATGGCTGCCCGTGTTGCGCAAGACATTCCGGAAGGCAGCGTGGTGAATCTGGGCATAGGCCTGCCAACCAAAGTGGCCAATTATCTGCCGGCCGATCGTGAAATCATGCTGCACAGCGAAAACGGTGTGATAGGCATGGGGCCGGCGCCTGAAGCGGGCGCCGAAGACCCCGACCTGATCAACGCTGGCAAGCAGCCAGTAACGCTGCTGCCGGGCGGCGCTTTCTTCCACCATGCCGACTCTTTTGGCATGATGCGCGGCGGGCATCTTGATGTTTGCGTGCTGGGTGCTTTCCAGGTGTCGCGCAACGGCGACCTGGCCAATTGGCACACGGGTGCTGCCGATGCCATACCCGCAGTCGGCGGGGCCATGGATCTCGCGATAGGCGCCAAGTCAGTTTATGTATTGATGGAGCTTCTGACGCGCGATGGCCAGAGCAAGCTGGTCGAGCAATGCAGCTATCCCTTGACCGGGGTAGGCTGCGTGACCCGTGTTTATACTGACCTGGCCGTATTCGACCTGAAAGACGGGCGGCTTGTGCTGGCGGACGACGTCTCGGGTACTGGTATTGCCGAGCTGAGTCGGTTGGTGGGCATGGATATCGCCGCCGCCTAA
- a CDS encoding RNA methyltransferase — protein MSKFFEQVRFIMVRPSHPGNVGAAARAIKTMGFHDLCLVAPRFPDVLELPDAQSLASGATDVLASVRIVPTLEEALAPITLAFALTARARMLGPPACDIRKAAQVSCQHLQSTRHARVAIVLGTERSGLTNEDVALCQRICHIPANPEYSSLNVSQALQLAAWELRYTLASAASLPLLPSTEGQANEGDQAAPGEKVQALMTHWEQAITEVGFLDPAHPKKLMPRMRHMFGRNGLTHDEVDMLRGLCTAMIKAAKKR, from the coding sequence ATGAGCAAATTTTTTGAACAAGTGCGTTTTATCATGGTGCGCCCTAGCCATCCGGGCAACGTCGGTGCAGCTGCCCGCGCCATCAAAACCATGGGTTTTCATGATTTATGCCTGGTCGCCCCCAGATTTCCCGATGTGCTTGAGCTACCCGACGCGCAATCCCTTGCCAGTGGCGCTACCGACGTCCTGGCATCCGTCCGCATAGTTCCGACGCTAGAAGAGGCCCTGGCCCCCATTACGCTGGCTTTTGCCTTGACCGCCCGGGCCCGTATGCTGGGACCACCCGCCTGCGACATCCGTAAAGCGGCGCAAGTCAGCTGTCAACATCTGCAAAGCACCAGGCACGCCCGTGTCGCCATCGTGCTGGGCACAGAAAGATCAGGGCTTACGAACGAAGACGTGGCTTTATGTCAGCGCATTTGCCATATTCCGGCCAACCCTGAATACAGCTCCTTGAATGTCTCGCAAGCCTTGCAATTGGCTGCCTGGGAACTGCGCTACACGCTGGCTAGCGCAGCATCGCTACCTCTGCTGCCCAGCACGGAAGGCCAAGCCAATGAGGGCGATCAGGCCGCCCCTGGCGAAAAAGTACAGGCCCTCATGACACACTGGGAGCAGGCAATTACCGAAGTGGGTTTCCTGGATCCCGCGCACCCCAAGAAATTGATGCCGCGCATGCGGCATATGTTTGGCCGCAATGGCCTGACCCATGACGAGGTTGATATGCTGCGCGGCCTTTGCACGGCCATGATCAAGGCTGCTAAAAAAAGATAG
- a CDS encoding inositol monophosphatase family protein, which translates to MHPMLNTAIKAARRAGTIINRASLDLERLAVARKGPKDYVTEVDHAAEEAIIDILRTAYPDHGFLGEESGTHLAAEQGSDGLAAYQWIIDPLDGTTNFIHGLPVYAISIALAQHGQITQAVVYDPSRNELFTASRGGGAFLNDRRIRVSGQLRYHDALLGAHVPGSASAPTTDVKFSKLLSECAAARRLGSTVLDLAYVAAGRLDGFCGVKLKPWDLAAGSLLILEAGGLVADFDGEQEWLKSGNVLASTPKLFPQMLGYLRD; encoded by the coding sequence ATGCACCCGATGCTCAACACCGCCATCAAGGCGGCACGCCGTGCTGGCACTATCATCAATCGCGCCAGTCTCGACCTGGAACGCCTGGCCGTGGCGCGCAAAGGGCCTAAAGATTATGTCACGGAAGTGGATCACGCTGCAGAAGAAGCCATTATCGACATCTTGCGAACCGCTTATCCGGATCATGGCTTTTTGGGCGAAGAGTCAGGCACGCATTTGGCGGCAGAGCAGGGCAGTGATGGCTTGGCCGCCTATCAGTGGATTATCGATCCTCTTGACGGTACTACGAATTTTATACATGGCCTGCCCGTTTATGCGATCTCCATTGCTCTGGCGCAGCATGGCCAGATCACTCAGGCTGTCGTTTACGACCCATCGCGTAATGAGCTTTTTACCGCCAGTCGTGGTGGCGGCGCTTTCTTGAACGACAGGCGTATACGGGTATCGGGGCAATTGCGTTATCACGATGCATTGTTGGGCGCCCATGTGCCCGGTTCGGCCTCTGCACCGACCACTGATGTCAAGTTTTCCAAGCTGTTGTCCGAGTGCGCCGCAGCTCGTCGCCTGGGCTCGACGGTGCTCGACCTGGCTTATGTCGCGGCGGGCCGGCTGGACGGGTTTTGCGGTGTCAAGCTGAAGCCTTGGGATCTTGCCGCCGGCAGCTTGCTGATTCTGGAAGCCGGGGGGCTGGTGGCTGACTTCGACGGTGAGCAAGAATGGCTGAAAAGCGGCAATGTGTTGGCTTCTACGCCCAAGCTGTTCCCGCAGATGCTAGGCTATTTGCGCGACTGA
- a CDS encoding TerC family protein, with the protein MEWMLDPSAWVGLLTLVILEIVLGIDNLIFIAILVEKLPPALRDRARVIGLSLALLMRLALLSIMSQLIQLTAPLFAIGPLEFSGRDLILIVGGFFLLLKGTLELHERVEGGNTRVSGSRMHASFWIIVTQIVILDAVFSIDAVITAVGMVDHLAIMMIAVTIAIGLMLIASKPLTRFVNAHPTVVILCLGFLLTIGFSLVAEGFGFPVPKGYLYAAITFSVMIEILNQVARRNLRRVDSRRPLRERTAEGVLRMLGKRPVAGAEQPLERLVPEQVFEDEERYMVSGVLTLADRNIHSIMTPRTDVSWIDLDDEPDELREQIAKSPHSFFPVCRGSLDEVIGIGRAKEMIADLIVHGSIRLSRLRDPMIVHESIGILQLIDTLKRSRGQLVLVTDEFGAIEGVVTPIDVFEAIAGEFPDEDETPDIVVEGEDRWRIDGAADLHHLELLLNTDGLVDDEEDYSTLAGYLLERFGHLPEPGDSCELKQEHVSFRFTVLHVDGRRIAAVRIERLYEQADEHHNE; encoded by the coding sequence ATGGAGTGGATGCTGGACCCATCGGCATGGGTCGGCCTGCTTACCCTGGTTATTCTTGAAATAGTCCTGGGTATAGACAACCTGATCTTTATCGCAATTCTGGTGGAAAAATTGCCGCCGGCATTGCGTGATCGGGCCCGCGTCATCGGTCTGTCGCTGGCACTGCTGATGCGGCTGGCGCTACTCTCCATCATGTCGCAGCTGATTCAGCTGACGGCCCCCCTGTTCGCTATTGGGCCACTGGAATTTTCCGGGCGAGATCTGATACTTATTGTTGGCGGATTCTTCCTGCTCTTGAAAGGCACGCTGGAACTGCATGAGCGGGTCGAGGGCGGCAACACGCGTGTGTCCGGCTCGCGCATGCACGCCAGCTTCTGGATCATCGTCACTCAGATCGTGATTTTGGACGCTGTGTTCTCCATTGATGCCGTGATCACGGCTGTGGGTATGGTCGACCATCTGGCCATCATGATGATTGCGGTAACTATTGCCATCGGATTGATGCTGATTGCGTCCAAGCCGCTGACGCGTTTTGTGAACGCCCATCCAACGGTCGTCATACTTTGCTTGGGATTTCTGCTTACTATCGGTTTTTCACTGGTAGCCGAGGGCTTTGGTTTTCCCGTGCCCAAGGGTTATCTGTATGCGGCCATTACGTTCTCTGTAATGATAGAAATCCTGAATCAGGTTGCCAGGCGCAATCTGCGGCGGGTCGATTCACGGCGCCCCCTGCGTGAAAGAACAGCTGAAGGTGTGCTGCGTATGCTGGGCAAGCGGCCTGTGGCAGGAGCCGAGCAGCCGCTTGAACGGCTCGTGCCCGAGCAGGTGTTTGAAGATGAAGAGCGCTACATGGTTAGCGGCGTGCTGACGCTGGCAGATCGGAACATCCATTCGATCATGACACCACGCACTGATGTTTCATGGATAGACCTCGATGACGAGCCGGATGAGTTGCGCGAGCAGATCGCCAAATCGCCTCACAGCTTTTTCCCGGTATGCCGCGGCTCGTTGGACGAGGTGATAGGCATAGGGCGCGCCAAGGAAATGATCGCAGACTTGATCGTACATGGCAGCATACGCTTGTCCCGCTTGCGGGACCCCATGATAGTGCATGAGTCCATAGGCATCCTGCAACTGATCGATACGCTCAAGCGTTCACGTGGTCAGTTGGTTCTGGTTACCGACGAATTTGGCGCAATTGAAGGCGTGGTGACGCCTATCGATGTGTTTGAAGCCATCGCCGGTGAGTTTCCCGACGAAGACGAAACACCGGACATCGTTGTGGAAGGCGAAGACCGCTGGCGCATCGACGGCGCAGCCGACCTGCATCACCTTGAACTGCTGCTCAACACCGATGGCCTGGTTGACGATGAGGAAGATTACTCTACATTGGCGGGCTATTTGCTGGAACGTTTTGGACACCTGCCCGAGCCCGGCGACAGTTGCGAACTGAAACAAGAGCATGTGAGTTTCCGGTTTACCGTACTGCATGTCGACGGTCGACGTATTGCCGCCGTGCGTATTGAGCGCTTGTATGAACAGGCAGATGAACACCACAACGAGTAA
- a CDS encoding undecaprenyl-diphosphate phosphatase — MTENSWFMLKALFLGLIEGFTEFIPVSSTAHLLLIGDWINFSSSSDKVFEVVIQFGSILAVMWIFRARLWQLIHGTLTGVRSEVMFTRNLLIAFLPAAVIGALAIKYIKMLFHSPAVFVFTLVVGGIIMLWVERKPQYAKQADGEPEQQIEPGDSRASQLATAHSLEEITWKQALVVGFAQCLAMVPGTSRSGATIISGMIAGIQRKTATEFSFFLAMPTMLAATVYDLYRNSGALDDTQLTAIVVGFVAAFVSALIVVRAVLRFVSRRTYRPFAWYRIGLGIVVFIWLAAR; from the coding sequence ATGACTGAAAATAGCTGGTTTATGTTGAAGGCCCTGTTTCTGGGCCTGATTGAAGGTTTTACCGAATTTATTCCGGTATCGAGTACGGCGCATTTGCTATTGATAGGAGACTGGATCAATTTTTCGTCCAGCAGCGACAAAGTCTTCGAAGTGGTCATACAGTTCGGATCGATCCTGGCCGTCATGTGGATATTCCGGGCTCGTCTATGGCAACTGATCCACGGCACTTTGACGGGTGTACGCAGCGAAGTCATGTTCACGCGCAACCTGCTCATCGCCTTCTTGCCTGCAGCTGTAATTGGTGCGCTGGCAATCAAGTACATCAAGATGTTGTTTCACAGCCCGGCAGTGTTTGTATTTACGTTGGTCGTGGGCGGCATCATCATGCTATGGGTTGAACGCAAACCGCAGTACGCCAAGCAAGCAGACGGCGAGCCAGAACAACAAATTGAGCCGGGTGACAGCCGGGCATCGCAACTGGCGACCGCGCATAGCCTGGAAGAAATCACCTGGAAGCAGGCTTTGGTGGTAGGTTTTGCGCAATGCCTGGCCATGGTGCCGGGCACTTCGCGTTCAGGCGCCACCATCATCAGCGGCATGATCGCCGGCATACAGCGTAAAACAGCCACCGAGTTCTCGTTCTTCCTGGCAATGCCCACCATGCTGGCGGCTACGGTCTATGACCTGTATCGCAACAGCGGCGCACTCGACGACACACAGCTGACTGCCATTGTGGTGGGCTTTGTCGCTGCTTTTGTCAGTGCGCTGATTGTGGTGCGGGCCGTACTGCGCTTTGTGTCCCGACGCACCTACCGTCCGTTCGCTTGGTATCGGATTGGTCTGGGCATCGTAGTGTTCATTTGGCTGGCAGCGCGCTGA
- a CDS encoding UDP-2,3-diacylglucosamine diphosphatase, whose amino-acid sequence MNKLSIAGTVWIASDIHLGPDTPATAQAFHAFLDQACAQADALILCGDIFDAWIGDDFALTSPPAWLAKTLAKFQQVSEEIPLWLGRGNRDFLIGKVLAAHLGAQLLPDQVCLDTDAGKILLSHGDEYCVADRNYQRFRRVVRCPAVQWLFLNLSLPLRRRIANLARQRSKASNRHKAMNIMDVTPSAIEQAFSSSKANIMVHGHTHRPQVHHLDVGGQARSRYVLPDWDYDHSDIHRGGWLAINAAGLRFFSALPAK is encoded by the coding sequence TTGAATAAGCTATCGATCGCGGGTACGGTCTGGATTGCCTCGGATATCCATCTGGGGCCCGATACGCCGGCCACCGCCCAGGCTTTCCATGCGTTTCTGGATCAGGCATGCGCGCAGGCGGATGCCTTGATTTTATGCGGCGACATTTTCGACGCCTGGATAGGCGATGATTTTGCATTGACATCGCCCCCTGCCTGGCTGGCCAAAACCTTGGCCAAGTTCCAACAGGTTTCTGAAGAAATACCCTTGTGGCTGGGGCGCGGTAACCGCGACTTCCTGATCGGAAAAGTGTTGGCTGCGCACCTTGGAGCACAATTGCTGCCCGACCAGGTATGTCTGGACACCGATGCAGGCAAGATTCTGCTTTCCCATGGTGATGAATACTGTGTGGCCGATCGCAACTACCAGCGCTTTCGCCGCGTGGTACGTTGCCCAGCCGTGCAATGGCTGTTCCTGAATCTAAGCTTGCCGCTTAGACGCCGCATTGCCAATCTGGCACGTCAACGCAGCAAGGCAAGCAATCGCCATAAGGCCATGAACATCATGGACGTCACGCCTTCGGCAATAGAACAGGCGTTTTCAAGCAGCAAGGCCAACATTATGGTTCACGGCCACACCCATAGACCCCAGGTCCATCACCTGGATGTCGGTGGTCAAGCGCGTAGCCGCTACGTACTACCCGACTGGGACTACGATCACAGCGACATACACCGTGGCGGCTGGCTGGCCATTAATGCCGCTGGCCTGCGTTTTTTCAGCGCGCTGCCAGCCAAATGA
- a CDS encoding peptidylprolyl isomerase, whose product MSTNPRVSLQTNHGQILIELNAEKAPKTVESFLTYVNEGFYDGTIFHRVINNFMVQGGGFDADMKQKQTHAPVENEANNGLKNDRYTLAMARTADPHSATAQFFINVADNDFLNFTSPTPNGWGYAVFGKVVEGTEVVDQIKAVKTGNKGFHQDVPVESVIIEKATVVE is encoded by the coding sequence ATGAGCACAAATCCTCGCGTCAGTCTTCAAACCAACCATGGTCAGATACTGATCGAACTGAATGCCGAAAAAGCGCCCAAAACCGTTGAAAGCTTCCTGACCTATGTGAATGAAGGCTTTTACGACGGCACGATTTTCCATCGCGTCATCAACAACTTCATGGTGCAAGGCGGTGGTTTTGATGCCGACATGAAGCAAAAGCAAACCCACGCACCCGTCGAAAACGAGGCCAACAACGGCTTGAAGAACGATCGCTACACGCTGGCCATGGCCCGTACAGCCGACCCACACTCGGCCACGGCGCAGTTCTTCATCAATGTGGCCGACAACGATTTTCTGAACTTCACGTCCCCCACCCCTAATGGCTGGGGCTACGCTGTATTCGGCAAGGTAGTCGAAGGCACTGAAGTCGTCGACCAGATCAAGGCAGTAAAAACCGGCAACAAAGGTTTCCACCAAGACGTACCGGTTGAAAGTGTAATTATCGAGAAAGCCACGGTCGTTGAATAA
- a CDS encoding tetratricopeptide repeat protein, whose translation MFRISCPALMIALFAGGLSIQVARAQTPVPGLVPHVDLNASLDAGPGQHKASDIAAGLLVVVPRGQKADSGGKLFSDPPAEEKGWKGLARLLEALTPSIDTDLPLSASQITDRISSMLDQGQNQEALQVIEKRMAQLEARGGMGADVQLLFLRGRALAAVGRNTEAISTYQNMTTLYPELPEPWNNLAAEYVKQGKLDMAYDALQMSLSANPNYATAKENLGEVQLMLAQRSFQEASRLGAGQAQAKAQQTRDILSQ comes from the coding sequence GTGTTTCGAATTTCTTGTCCCGCATTAATGATTGCCCTTTTTGCCGGCGGGCTGTCGATACAAGTGGCTAGAGCGCAAACGCCTGTGCCCGGTCTTGTACCGCACGTTGATCTTAACGCCTCGCTGGACGCAGGTCCAGGCCAGCATAAGGCCAGCGACATCGCAGCCGGCCTGCTGGTTGTCGTTCCTCGTGGTCAAAAGGCCGACAGTGGCGGCAAGCTTTTCAGCGATCCCCCAGCCGAAGAAAAAGGCTGGAAGGGCCTGGCCAGACTGCTTGAGGCCCTGACCCCCAGCATAGACACCGACCTTCCACTGTCGGCTTCGCAAATTACTGACCGCATCAGTAGCATGCTCGATCAGGGGCAAAACCAGGAAGCGTTGCAAGTCATCGAAAAGCGGATGGCACAACTTGAAGCACGAGGCGGCATGGGCGCTGATGTGCAGTTGCTGTTCCTGCGCGGTCGTGCACTGGCTGCCGTGGGCCGCAACACCGAAGCCATAAGCACCTACCAGAACATGACTACACTTTATCCCGAGCTGCCAGAACCCTGGAACAATCTGGCCGCCGAATATGTCAAACAGGGCAAACTCGATATGGCTTACGATGCCCTGCAGATGTCGCTGTCAGCCAACCCGAATTACGCCACAGCCAAGGAAAACCTGGGCGAAGTCCAGCTCATGCTGGCACAGCGTTCGTTCCAGGAAGCCTCGCGGCTTGGCGCAGGCCAGGCACAGGCCAAGGCCCAACAAACCCGCGACATTCTGTCGCAATAA